A stretch of Gossypium hirsutum isolate 1008001.06 chromosome A06, Gossypium_hirsutum_v2.1, whole genome shotgun sequence DNA encodes these proteins:
- the LOC107961816 gene encoding protein argonaute 2 isoform X2 produces the protein MERGGGGYRERGIGGRGRYYGGGRGRARGRGRDGSADNQPPYQAPIGQGQSGANWNPTNSQVGPYQDGDARGGQTGGARGRRGGWVPRLPPERPNYSYEAESASGRGGGNGRGRGRRPFRPVPAPTLEPEDNIPALPPSPPPPQSVPEQVASTSLSSENQNRHNPIMRPDKGGRTALATVRLNVNHFRVKFNPESIIRHYDVDVRQLESPKNGRPAKLSKPLLSSIRKKLFTDNPQLPLLMTAYDGEKNIFSAVRLPEGEFKVELSEGEDVMARTYIFSIKLVNELKLGKLRDYLSRKAYSIPRDILQGMDVVMKENPVMHMIPAGRSFHPYESCPEDDLGYGITASRGIQYSLKPTYQGLALCLDYSVLAFRKKMPVLDFLAEHIPGFNVNSFRRFRRLVDHALKNLKVNVTHRRTKQKYVIVGLTRDDTRDVSFPDANDPQVQVRLVDYFREKYDNNIRFLDIPCLDLSRNKRMNYVPMEYCVLAEGQIYPKDDLDREAAFMLKNISLAKPHERQSKICGMVQSKDGPCGGNIIQNFGIEVDTRMTPVEGRVIGPPVLKLAAPTTGKLLKITVDKNTCQWNLVRKAVVVGKAIQCWAVIDFTQADRSKLNCDSFIPKLRNRCRNLGMTMDNPILYEPARMQIFSDGNALLQLLENVTCRVHELGRGNLQFLLCVMSWKDDGYKCLKWISETKIGVVTQCCLSNHANKGQDQYLANLALKINAKLGGSNVELNDRLPHFHGEGHVMFIGADVNHPGSDNKTSPSIAAVVATMNWPQANRYAARVRPQFHRKEQILEFGEMCLELVESYARLNNVKPEKIVLFRDGVSEGQFDMVLNEELMDLKSAFHRINYFPTITLIVAQKRHQTRFFPEGKWDGGPTGNISPGTVVDTKIVHPFEFDFYLCSHYGSLGTSKPTHYHVLWDEHGFSSDQLQELIYNMCFTFARCTKPVSLVPPVYYADLVAYRGRLYYQAMIKRQSPISTLSSSSSMTSSSSMSSAASFHDWFKLHANLENMMFFL, from the exons ATGGAGAGAGGTGGTGGTGGCTATAGAGAAAGAGGAATTGGCGGAAGAGGTCGTTACTATGGTGGTGgaagaggaagagcaagaggaagaGGTAGAGATGGCAGCGCTGATAATCAGCCTCCGTATCAGGCGCCCATAGGCCAAGGGCAAAGTGGGGCCAATTGGAACCCAACTAACTCTCAAGTGGGTCCTTATCAGGACGGCGATGCGAGGGGTGGTCAGACTGGTGGTGCTCGTGGTAGAAGGGGAGGGTGGGTTCCTCGGCTTCCACCGGAGAGACCGAATTATAGTTATGAGGCGGAATCAGCCAGCGGCAGGGGCGGCGGAAATGGTCGTGGGCGAGGGAGGAGGCCTTTCAGGCCCGTTCCTGCCCCAACACTGGAGCCTGAAGATAACATACCTGCATTGCCTCCTAGTCCTCCTCCTCCACAGTCTGTCCCAG AGCAGGTGGCTTCTACATCATTATCTTCCGAGAATCAAAATAGACATAACCCAATTATGCGACCGGATAAAGGTGGAAGAACTGCTCTTGCAACTGTCAGGCTTAATGTTAATCATTTTCGGGTGAAGTTCAATCCGGAAAGTATCATAAGGCATTATGATGTTGATGTCAGGCAACTGGAGTCTCCTAAGAATGGTCGCCCTGCCAAACTATCTAAGCCATTATTGTCTAGTATCCGGAAAAAACTATTCACTGATAATCCTCAATTGCCATTGTTGATGACCGCATATGATGGTGAAAAGAATATATTTAGTGCTGTTCGATTACCTGAAGGAGAATTCAAGGTGGAATTGTCCGAGGGGGAAGACGTGATGGCCCGTACATACATCTTTTCTATAAAGCTTGTGAATGAGCTCAAGCTTGGCAAGTTGCGGGATTACTTGTCTAGGAAAGCCTATTCAATACCTCGTGACATATTACAGGGGATGGATGTAGTTATGAAGGAGAATCCGGTAATGCATATGATTCCTGCTGGCCGGAGCTTCCATCCTTATGAATCTTGTCCAGAAGATGATCTTGGATATGGCATCACAGCATCTAGAGGAATCCAATATAGTCTCAAGCCCACGTACCAGGGTCTAGCACTTTGCTTGGATTATTCAGTTTTAGCATTTCGCAAGAAAATGCCAGTTTTAGATTTTCTAGCTGAGCACATTCCTGGTTTTAATGTGAATAGTTTTCGGAGGTTTAGACGACTTGTTGATCACGCCTTGAAAAACCTCAAGGTTAATGTAACCCATCGACGTACCAAACAGAAGTATGTTATAGTTGGGTTGACGCGAGATGACACTCGCGATGTTTCATTTCCAGATGCGAATGATCCGCAAGTGCAAGTTAGACTCGTTGATTATTTCAGGGAGAaatatgacaataatattagaTTTTTGGATATTCCTTGCCTAGATTTGAGCAGGAACAAGCGGATGAACTATGTCCCAATGGAGTATTGTGTCTTAGCTGAGGGTCAGATTTATCCAAAGGATGATTTGGATCGAGAAGCAGCTTTTATGTTGAAGAACATATCCCTGGCAAAGCCACATGAAAGACAAAGCAAGATCTGTGGTATGGTTCAATCCAAGGATGGACCATGTGG TGGAaacattattcaaaattttgGTATCGAAGTTGATACTAGGATGACACCAGTGGAAGGACGTGTGATTGGACCTCCAGTTTTGAAGTTGGCTGCTCCAACTACTGGCAAATTGTTGAAGATAACAGTTGACAAAAACACATGCCAGTGGAACCTGGTTAGAAAAGCTGTTGTGGTAGGCAAAGCAATTCAGTGCTGGGCTGTGATAGACTTTACCCAGGCTGATCGATCGAAACTGAACTGTGACTCATTCATTCCAAAGCTGAGGAATAGGTGCAGGAATCTTGGGATGACAATGGACAACCCCATCTTATATGAACCGGCTCGAATGCAAATATTTTCTGATGGGAATGCACTTCTTCAACTGCTTGAAAATGTTACTTGTCGAGTACATGAACTTGGTAGAGGAAATTTACAATTTCTACTTTGTGTAATGTCGTGGAAGGATGATGGCTACAAATGTCTTAAGTGGATCTCTGAGACAAAAATTGGTGTGGTGACTCAGTGTTGCTTGTCCAACCATGCAAACAAGGGGCAGGACCAATACCTTGCTAATCTTGCTCTGAAAATCAATGCTAAGCTTGGGGGCAGCAATGTAGAGCTGAATGACCGGCTTCCCCATTTCCATGGTGAAGGTCATGTTATGTTTATTGGAGCAGATGTTAATCATCCTGGTTCTGATAATAAGACTAGCCCATCCATTGCTGCTGTAGTAGCAACAATGAACTGGCCTCAAGCTAATCGTTATGCAGCAAGGGTTCGACCCCAGTTCCATCGCAAAGAACAGATCCTAGAGTTCGGTGAAATGTGTTTGGAGCTTGTTGAATCTTATGCTCGTCTAAATAATGTTAAACCAGAAAAAATTGTGCTCTTCCGTGATGGGGTTAGTGAGGGTCAGTTTGATATGGTTCTTAATGAAGAGTTAATGGATCTCAAGAGTGCATTCCATAGAATCAATTATTTTCCTACGATCACCCTTATTGTTGCTCAGAAGCGACACCAAACTCGTTTCTTTCCCGAGGGAAAGTGGGATGGGGGTCCCACTGGTAATATTTCACCTGGCACAGTTGTTGACACTAAAATTGTGCATCCTTTCGAGTTTGACTTCTATCTTTGTAGTCACTATGGAAGCCTTGGTACTAGCAAGCCTACACACTACCATGTCTTGTGGGATGAGCATGGGTTCTCTTCTGATCAGTTGCAGGAGCTTATCTACAACATGTGCTTTACATTTGCACGGTGCACAAAACCGGTATCTCTGGTTCCACCTGTGTACTATGCCGACCTTGTTGCATATAGGGGGCGGCTGTACTACCAGGCAATGATTAAAAGACAATCTCCCATTTCAACATTATCCTCATCTTCATCAATGACATCGTCATCATCAATGTCATCTGCAGCTTCATTCCATGACTGGTTTAAGCTGCATGCAAACCTGGAAAACATGATGTTTTTTCTTTGA
- the LOC107961816 gene encoding protein argonaute 2 isoform X1 — MERGGGGYRERGIGGRGRYYGGGRGRARGRGRDGSADNQPPYQAPIGQGQSGANWNPTNSQVGPYQDGDARGGQTGGARGRRGGWVPRLPPERPNYSYEAESASGRGGGNGRGRGRRPFRPVPAPTLEPEDNIPALPPSPPPPQSVPDSVVMNVSEQVASTSLSSENQNRHNPIMRPDKGGRTALATVRLNVNHFRVKFNPESIIRHYDVDVRQLESPKNGRPAKLSKPLLSSIRKKLFTDNPQLPLLMTAYDGEKNIFSAVRLPEGEFKVELSEGEDVMARTYIFSIKLVNELKLGKLRDYLSRKAYSIPRDILQGMDVVMKENPVMHMIPAGRSFHPYESCPEDDLGYGITASRGIQYSLKPTYQGLALCLDYSVLAFRKKMPVLDFLAEHIPGFNVNSFRRFRRLVDHALKNLKVNVTHRRTKQKYVIVGLTRDDTRDVSFPDANDPQVQVRLVDYFREKYDNNIRFLDIPCLDLSRNKRMNYVPMEYCVLAEGQIYPKDDLDREAAFMLKNISLAKPHERQSKICGMVQSKDGPCGGNIIQNFGIEVDTRMTPVEGRVIGPPVLKLAAPTTGKLLKITVDKNTCQWNLVRKAVVVGKAIQCWAVIDFTQADRSKLNCDSFIPKLRNRCRNLGMTMDNPILYEPARMQIFSDGNALLQLLENVTCRVHELGRGNLQFLLCVMSWKDDGYKCLKWISETKIGVVTQCCLSNHANKGQDQYLANLALKINAKLGGSNVELNDRLPHFHGEGHVMFIGADVNHPGSDNKTSPSIAAVVATMNWPQANRYAARVRPQFHRKEQILEFGEMCLELVESYARLNNVKPEKIVLFRDGVSEGQFDMVLNEELMDLKSAFHRINYFPTITLIVAQKRHQTRFFPEGKWDGGPTGNISPGTVVDTKIVHPFEFDFYLCSHYGSLGTSKPTHYHVLWDEHGFSSDQLQELIYNMCFTFARCTKPVSLVPPVYYADLVAYRGRLYYQAMIKRQSPISTLSSSSSMTSSSSMSSAASFHDWFKLHANLENMMFFL, encoded by the exons ATGGAGAGAGGTGGTGGTGGCTATAGAGAAAGAGGAATTGGCGGAAGAGGTCGTTACTATGGTGGTGgaagaggaagagcaagaggaagaGGTAGAGATGGCAGCGCTGATAATCAGCCTCCGTATCAGGCGCCCATAGGCCAAGGGCAAAGTGGGGCCAATTGGAACCCAACTAACTCTCAAGTGGGTCCTTATCAGGACGGCGATGCGAGGGGTGGTCAGACTGGTGGTGCTCGTGGTAGAAGGGGAGGGTGGGTTCCTCGGCTTCCACCGGAGAGACCGAATTATAGTTATGAGGCGGAATCAGCCAGCGGCAGGGGCGGCGGAAATGGTCGTGGGCGAGGGAGGAGGCCTTTCAGGCCCGTTCCTGCCCCAACACTGGAGCCTGAAGATAACATACCTGCATTGCCTCCTAGTCCTCCTCCTCCACAGTCTGTCCCAG ATTCTGTTGTGATGAATGTTTCAGAGCAGGTGGCTTCTACATCATTATCTTCCGAGAATCAAAATAGACATAACCCAATTATGCGACCGGATAAAGGTGGAAGAACTGCTCTTGCAACTGTCAGGCTTAATGTTAATCATTTTCGGGTGAAGTTCAATCCGGAAAGTATCATAAGGCATTATGATGTTGATGTCAGGCAACTGGAGTCTCCTAAGAATGGTCGCCCTGCCAAACTATCTAAGCCATTATTGTCTAGTATCCGGAAAAAACTATTCACTGATAATCCTCAATTGCCATTGTTGATGACCGCATATGATGGTGAAAAGAATATATTTAGTGCTGTTCGATTACCTGAAGGAGAATTCAAGGTGGAATTGTCCGAGGGGGAAGACGTGATGGCCCGTACATACATCTTTTCTATAAAGCTTGTGAATGAGCTCAAGCTTGGCAAGTTGCGGGATTACTTGTCTAGGAAAGCCTATTCAATACCTCGTGACATATTACAGGGGATGGATGTAGTTATGAAGGAGAATCCGGTAATGCATATGATTCCTGCTGGCCGGAGCTTCCATCCTTATGAATCTTGTCCAGAAGATGATCTTGGATATGGCATCACAGCATCTAGAGGAATCCAATATAGTCTCAAGCCCACGTACCAGGGTCTAGCACTTTGCTTGGATTATTCAGTTTTAGCATTTCGCAAGAAAATGCCAGTTTTAGATTTTCTAGCTGAGCACATTCCTGGTTTTAATGTGAATAGTTTTCGGAGGTTTAGACGACTTGTTGATCACGCCTTGAAAAACCTCAAGGTTAATGTAACCCATCGACGTACCAAACAGAAGTATGTTATAGTTGGGTTGACGCGAGATGACACTCGCGATGTTTCATTTCCAGATGCGAATGATCCGCAAGTGCAAGTTAGACTCGTTGATTATTTCAGGGAGAaatatgacaataatattagaTTTTTGGATATTCCTTGCCTAGATTTGAGCAGGAACAAGCGGATGAACTATGTCCCAATGGAGTATTGTGTCTTAGCTGAGGGTCAGATTTATCCAAAGGATGATTTGGATCGAGAAGCAGCTTTTATGTTGAAGAACATATCCCTGGCAAAGCCACATGAAAGACAAAGCAAGATCTGTGGTATGGTTCAATCCAAGGATGGACCATGTGG TGGAaacattattcaaaattttgGTATCGAAGTTGATACTAGGATGACACCAGTGGAAGGACGTGTGATTGGACCTCCAGTTTTGAAGTTGGCTGCTCCAACTACTGGCAAATTGTTGAAGATAACAGTTGACAAAAACACATGCCAGTGGAACCTGGTTAGAAAAGCTGTTGTGGTAGGCAAAGCAATTCAGTGCTGGGCTGTGATAGACTTTACCCAGGCTGATCGATCGAAACTGAACTGTGACTCATTCATTCCAAAGCTGAGGAATAGGTGCAGGAATCTTGGGATGACAATGGACAACCCCATCTTATATGAACCGGCTCGAATGCAAATATTTTCTGATGGGAATGCACTTCTTCAACTGCTTGAAAATGTTACTTGTCGAGTACATGAACTTGGTAGAGGAAATTTACAATTTCTACTTTGTGTAATGTCGTGGAAGGATGATGGCTACAAATGTCTTAAGTGGATCTCTGAGACAAAAATTGGTGTGGTGACTCAGTGTTGCTTGTCCAACCATGCAAACAAGGGGCAGGACCAATACCTTGCTAATCTTGCTCTGAAAATCAATGCTAAGCTTGGGGGCAGCAATGTAGAGCTGAATGACCGGCTTCCCCATTTCCATGGTGAAGGTCATGTTATGTTTATTGGAGCAGATGTTAATCATCCTGGTTCTGATAATAAGACTAGCCCATCCATTGCTGCTGTAGTAGCAACAATGAACTGGCCTCAAGCTAATCGTTATGCAGCAAGGGTTCGACCCCAGTTCCATCGCAAAGAACAGATCCTAGAGTTCGGTGAAATGTGTTTGGAGCTTGTTGAATCTTATGCTCGTCTAAATAATGTTAAACCAGAAAAAATTGTGCTCTTCCGTGATGGGGTTAGTGAGGGTCAGTTTGATATGGTTCTTAATGAAGAGTTAATGGATCTCAAGAGTGCATTCCATAGAATCAATTATTTTCCTACGATCACCCTTATTGTTGCTCAGAAGCGACACCAAACTCGTTTCTTTCCCGAGGGAAAGTGGGATGGGGGTCCCACTGGTAATATTTCACCTGGCACAGTTGTTGACACTAAAATTGTGCATCCTTTCGAGTTTGACTTCTATCTTTGTAGTCACTATGGAAGCCTTGGTACTAGCAAGCCTACACACTACCATGTCTTGTGGGATGAGCATGGGTTCTCTTCTGATCAGTTGCAGGAGCTTATCTACAACATGTGCTTTACATTTGCACGGTGCACAAAACCGGTATCTCTGGTTCCACCTGTGTACTATGCCGACCTTGTTGCATATAGGGGGCGGCTGTACTACCAGGCAATGATTAAAAGACAATCTCCCATTTCAACATTATCCTCATCTTCATCAATGACATCGTCATCATCAATGTCATCTGCAGCTTCATTCCATGACTGGTTTAAGCTGCATGCAAACCTGGAAAACATGATGTTTTTTCTTTGA